In a genomic window of Halobiforma lacisalsi AJ5:
- a CDS encoding polymer-forming cytoskeletal protein, producing MAFSRDPLDELVVPDGTEVKEVAVETDGDVLVGSRATIEFGVRGRNVLAGESVEVDGEIEAEGDCRLDMWCDVAENVLVGEDAYIGERVHIGGELKVAGDLDIGDDVDIEEGFEANGWIVIRNPMPTIVLLFVYLKHLLLIGEEDTAQRLISELVEEEGDDEPDADPLVIPRNATLGDDAWRVSTPATIGSNCRLHGNVRAERLEVGRECNVFGSLRARNDVSVGEGTRIHGDLTTRDGDVVLEDDARVLGDVSCENLRLAPGAEVDGTIRATGEITMETTERERE from the coding sequence GTGGCCTTCAGCAGGGATCCGCTCGACGAACTCGTCGTCCCCGACGGGACCGAGGTCAAGGAAGTCGCCGTAGAGACGGACGGAGACGTCCTCGTCGGTAGCAGAGCGACGATCGAGTTCGGCGTCCGCGGTCGGAACGTACTCGCGGGCGAGAGCGTCGAGGTCGACGGCGAGATCGAAGCCGAGGGCGACTGCCGGCTGGACATGTGGTGTGACGTCGCCGAGAACGTCCTGGTCGGCGAGGACGCCTACATCGGCGAGCGGGTCCACATCGGCGGCGAACTGAAAGTCGCCGGCGACTTAGACATCGGCGACGACGTCGACATCGAGGAGGGATTCGAGGCCAACGGCTGGATCGTCATCCGGAACCCCATGCCGACGATCGTCTTGCTTTTCGTCTACCTCAAGCACCTCCTGCTGATCGGCGAGGAGGACACGGCCCAGCGGCTCATTTCGGAACTCGTCGAGGAGGAGGGGGACGACGAACCCGACGCCGACCCGCTCGTGATCCCGCGGAACGCGACGCTGGGCGACGACGCCTGGCGCGTCTCGACGCCCGCGACCATCGGTTCGAACTGCCGGCTCCACGGCAACGTCCGCGCCGAACGCCTCGAGGTCGGCCGTGAGTGCAACGTCTTCGGCAGTCTACGGGCTCGAAACGACGTCTCGGTCGGCGAGGGGACCCGCATTCACGGCGACCTGACGACCCGCGACGGGGACGTCGTCCTCGAGGACGACGCTCGCGTGCTCGGCGACGTCTCCTGTGAGAACCTGCGGCTCGCCCCCGGAGCGGAGGTCGACGGTACGATCCGGGCGACCGGCGAGATCACGATGGAGACGACCGAACGCGAACGGGAGTAG
- a CDS encoding electron transfer flavoprotein subunit beta/FixA family protein has translation MRSIVLTKGVPDFSEGAVSFDEDGHLERGKTPTVMNPNDEFAVQAALQTKVRHGGHVSGMSMGPPGYAEVLEEAMESVYLDDSYLLSDRELAASDTWATAITLNAGLETYQEQVAEIDLVFAGFKTADGETGQTGPQTCWGMDWPIVTHVIALDVDPEERRLRAKRLVEGDVDEIETVEAPLPCFVVTDPEFEPTYRKASHRLTHKQLRAETQERAANHEEHLTTWDHVDLNLDPDYIGLDGSPTIVSSVDPIPKAPSEREATMIDPGEDDMGEVLEEMHPFAAGGDAGTGTGD, from the coding sequence ATGCGATCGATCGTACTGACGAAGGGCGTCCCGGACTTCTCGGAGGGGGCAGTGTCGTTCGACGAGGACGGCCACCTGGAGCGAGGGAAGACGCCGACGGTGATGAACCCGAACGACGAGTTCGCGGTCCAGGCGGCGCTCCAGACGAAGGTCCGCCACGGCGGGCACGTCAGCGGGATGAGCATGGGGCCACCGGGGTACGCGGAGGTACTCGAGGAGGCGATGGAATCGGTCTATCTCGACGACAGCTACCTCCTCTCGGATCGGGAACTCGCGGCCTCGGACACGTGGGCGACGGCGATCACCCTGAACGCGGGCCTCGAGACGTACCAGGAGCAGGTCGCGGAGATCGACCTCGTGTTCGCGGGGTTCAAGACGGCCGACGGCGAGACGGGCCAGACCGGTCCACAGACCTGCTGGGGGATGGACTGGCCGATCGTCACCCACGTGATCGCGCTGGACGTCGATCCCGAGGAGCGTCGGCTGCGGGCGAAGCGACTCGTGGAGGGCGACGTCGACGAGATCGAGACGGTCGAAGCGCCCCTGCCGTGTTTCGTCGTCACCGATCCCGAGTTCGAGCCCACCTACCGGAAAGCGTCCCACCGGCTGACCCACAAGCAACTCCGCGCGGAGACCCAGGAGCGGGCGGCCAACCACGAGGAGCATCTGACCACGTGGGACCACGTCGACCTGAACCTCGACCCCGACTACATCGGGCTCGACGGCTCGCCGACGATCGTCTCCTCGGTCGACCCGATTCCCAAAGCGCCGTCCGAGCGGGAGGCGACGATGATCGATCCGGGCGAGGACGACATGGGCGAAGTCCTCGAAGAGATGCACCCGTTCGCCGCGGGAGGGGACGCCGGCACGGGGACAGGTGATTGA
- a CDS encoding FAD-dependent monooxygenase, translating to MSADTADREHYEAVVVGCGPGGAAAAARLAEHGVETLVLERGTEAGSKNVSGGLIYAEDSAPYTIDDLFDGFREKAAERPVTDYRIHNVAGNSVKTYDLRDLHEHDTDWCEAVLRRRMDSWLEQRVHEKTSETGGGVLTNVRVNGLLRENGEIVGVTCDELEPIEADLIVAADGVNSELARDAGLMDWEEPEEWFQGVKAVVDMDPDVIDDRFNLEEDEGAAHLFSGDLFEDVRGGGFLYTNEDSLSIGTVFHLDSLVEQQAEPHQLLDALLTHPMMARWLGDEYEEREYGAKLVPDSKKVAHPEPYQDRLVLVGDAAGQMQAQGPIIKGMNHAVTAGALAADAFAVTRGNADPEAAGRRYAKLLEDSGTMDKLRPRRYELARAVGERETVTNAVERVLDSPVGRVALGNPISNRLLERAYNSPFLVSMLPDTRTGYVTVPSIIGEEHGRTIQWETDIEPPNLEERIGELTYDTDVGNPHIELEDESFDASGAAVYACPVSAEDFGGGCYRSEEVTHNGTEETVVSLDTQPCVECGTCAIVADTTWEHPRGGKGVEYREG from the coding sequence ATGAGTGCCGACACCGCCGATCGCGAACACTACGAGGCCGTCGTCGTCGGCTGCGGACCGGGCGGCGCGGCGGCTGCGGCGCGGCTCGCGGAACACGGCGTCGAGACGCTCGTCCTGGAACGGGGCACGGAGGCCGGCTCGAAGAACGTCTCCGGCGGCCTGATCTACGCCGAAGATTCGGCACCGTACACGATCGACGACCTCTTCGACGGCTTCCGCGAGAAAGCCGCCGAGCGGCCGGTCACCGACTACCGGATCCACAACGTCGCGGGCAACAGCGTCAAAACCTACGACCTCAGGGACCTCCACGAGCACGATACCGACTGGTGTGAGGCGGTCCTCCGGCGACGGATGGACTCGTGGCTCGAGCAGCGCGTCCACGAGAAGACGAGCGAGACGGGCGGCGGCGTGCTGACGAACGTCCGGGTGAACGGCCTCCTTCGCGAAAACGGGGAAATCGTCGGCGTCACCTGCGACGAACTCGAGCCGATCGAGGCAGACCTGATCGTCGCCGCCGACGGCGTCAACTCCGAACTCGCCCGCGACGCGGGTCTGATGGACTGGGAAGAACCCGAGGAGTGGTTCCAGGGCGTCAAGGCCGTCGTGGATATGGACCCCGACGTCATCGACGACCGGTTCAACCTCGAGGAGGACGAAGGGGCCGCTCACCTCTTCTCGGGGGACCTGTTCGAGGACGTCCGCGGCGGCGGCTTCCTCTATACGAACGAGGACTCGCTGTCGATCGGGACCGTCTTCCATCTCGACAGCCTCGTCGAGCAGCAGGCAGAGCCCCATCAACTGCTCGACGCCCTGCTAACACACCCGATGATGGCTCGGTGGCTCGGCGACGAGTACGAGGAACGCGAGTACGGCGCGAAGCTCGTCCCCGACTCGAAGAAGGTCGCCCACCCCGAGCCCTACCAGGATCGGCTCGTCCTCGTCGGCGACGCCGCCGGCCAGATGCAGGCTCAGGGACCGATCATCAAGGGGATGAACCACGCCGTCACGGCCGGGGCGCTGGCAGCCGACGCCTTCGCCGTCACGCGGGGCAACGCCGATCCCGAGGCCGCCGGCCGGCGCTACGCCAAGCTGCTCGAGGACTCGGGCACGATGGACAAACTCCGGCCCCGACGGTACGAACTCGCCCGCGCAGTCGGCGAGCGCGAGACCGTGACGAACGCCGTCGAACGCGTCCTCGACTCGCCGGTCGGCCGCGTCGCACTCGGGAACCCGATCTCGAACCGGCTTCTCGAGCGGGCGTACAACTCGCCGTTCCTGGTCTCGATGCTACCGGACACGCGGACGGGCTACGTGACGGTCCCGTCGATCATCGGTGAGGAACATGGCCGCACCATCCAGTGGGAGACCGACATCGAACCGCCGAACCTCGAGGAGCGGATCGGCGAGTTGACCTACGATACGGACGTCGGCAACCCGCACATCGAACTCGAGGACGAGTCGTTCGACGCGAGCGGGGCGGCGGTTTACGCCTGCCCGGTCAGCGCGGAGGACTTCGGCGGCGGCTGCTACCGCTCGGAGGAGGTCACGCACAACGGCACTGAGGAGACGGTCGTCAGCCTCGACACCCAGCCCTGCGTCGAGTGTGGGACCTGCGCGATCGTTGCCGACACGACGTGGGAACACCCCCGCGGGGGGAAGGGTGTGGAGTATCGCGAGGGGTGA
- a CDS encoding glycoside hydrolase family 13 protein: MSDASRSDSGTRPTGDSDRDLERRWWKEAVVYQIYPRSFNDSNGDGIGDIPGILEKVDYLEALGVDVVWLNPVYESPMADNGYDIADYRSIHPEFGTMDDWERLLEELHARDMRLIMDLVVNHTSDEHEWFVRSREGDPEYADYYYWREGRGDGPGGKGQPPNNWNSFFEGPAWTYDDERGEYYLHLFDEKQPDLNWRNEAVRESVYEMMTWWLEQGIDGFRMDVINLISKPEGLPDGDPDEGLTGAEHFTNGPRSGQYIDEMCERVLSEEEMTVGEMVGVDAETAREYVGGDGSGLSMLIHFEHMGVDTGDGGKWDVEELDLLEFKDVITDWQETLADEGWNCLYLSNHDQPRAVSRFGDDGEYRRESGKLLATFLFTLQGTPFVYQGQEIGMTNTTFETRDEIRDVEAANFVEAALESGEYDSYEEVRPIVEARSRDNARTPMQWSDEPHAGFTGEEGDGEPWLPVNDDSEAVNVAAARADGDSIWHYYRELIDLRERRDVFVYGDYELLAPDHPEVFAYRRTLEDETLVVACNFFDGEPTVELPALAEAEESPDLLLGTHGHGDENGGRRRSDSGATLELRPYEARVYEL; the protein is encoded by the coding sequence ATGAGCGACGCTAGTCGAAGCGATTCGGGGACGCGACCGACGGGCGACTCCGATCGGGACCTCGAGCGCCGGTGGTGGAAGGAGGCCGTCGTCTACCAGATCTATCCGCGGAGTTTCAACGACTCGAACGGGGACGGGATCGGCGACATCCCCGGCATCCTCGAGAAAGTCGACTACCTAGAAGCGCTGGGCGTCGACGTCGTCTGGCTCAACCCCGTCTACGAGTCGCCGATGGCCGACAACGGGTACGACATCGCCGACTACCGGTCGATCCACCCCGAGTTCGGGACGATGGACGACTGGGAGCGGCTGCTCGAGGAGCTCCACGCCCGGGACATGCGCCTGATCATGGACCTGGTGGTCAACCACACCTCCGACGAACACGAGTGGTTCGTCCGATCCCGGGAGGGCGATCCCGAGTACGCGGACTACTATTACTGGCGGGAAGGGCGGGGCGACGGCCCCGGCGGAAAAGGCCAGCCGCCGAACAACTGGAACTCGTTCTTCGAGGGGCCGGCCTGGACCTACGACGACGAGCGCGGCGAGTACTACCTCCACCTCTTCGACGAGAAACAGCCCGACCTGAACTGGCGCAACGAGGCCGTCCGCGAGTCCGTCTACGAGATGATGACGTGGTGGCTCGAGCAGGGCATCGACGGCTTCCGGATGGACGTCATCAACCTGATCTCCAAACCGGAGGGGCTGCCGGACGGCGACCCCGACGAGGGCCTGACCGGCGCGGAGCACTTCACGAACGGGCCACGATCAGGGCAGTACATCGACGAAATGTGCGAGCGGGTGCTCTCCGAGGAGGAGATGACCGTCGGCGAGATGGTCGGCGTCGACGCCGAGACGGCCCGCGAGTACGTCGGCGGGGACGGCTCCGGCCTCTCGATGCTGATCCACTTCGAACACATGGGCGTCGACACCGGCGACGGCGGCAAGTGGGACGTCGAGGAGCTGGACCTGCTCGAGTTCAAGGACGTCATCACCGACTGGCAGGAAACGCTGGCCGACGAGGGGTGGAACTGCCTCTACCTGAGCAACCACGACCAGCCGCGGGCGGTCTCCCGGTTCGGCGACGACGGCGAGTACCGGCGCGAGTCGGGCAAGCTGCTCGCCACGTTCCTGTTCACGCTGCAGGGGACACCCTTCGTCTACCAGGGACAGGAGATCGGGATGACGAATACCACGTTCGAGACGCGAGACGAGATTCGGGACGTCGAGGCCGCGAACTTCGTCGAGGCGGCCCTCGAGTCCGGCGAGTACGACTCCTACGAGGAGGTCCGCCCGATCGTCGAGGCACGGAGCCGGGACAACGCCCGGACGCCGATGCAGTGGTCCGACGAGCCACACGCCGGATTCACCGGCGAGGAGGGTGACGGCGAGCCCTGGCTCCCGGTCAACGACGACTCCGAGGCGGTCAACGTCGCGGCCGCGCGGGCCGACGGGGACTCGATCTGGCACTACTACCGGGAGTTGATCGACCTCCGGGAGCGCCGGGACGTCTTCGTTTACGGCGACTACGAACTGCTGGCGCCGGACCACCCCGAGGTGTTCGCGTACCGGCGGACGCTCGAGGACGAGACGCTGGTCGTCGCCTGTAACTTCTTCGACGGCGAGCCGACGGTCGAACTCCCGGCGCTGGCGGAGGCGGAGGAGTCGCCCGACCTCCTGCTCGGGACCCACGGGCACGGCGACGAGAACGGGGGCCGGCGACGATCGGACTCGGGAGCGACACTCGAGTTGCGCCCCTACGAGGCCCGCGTGTACGAACTGTAG
- a CDS encoding electron transfer flavoprotein subunit alpha/FixB family protein, with protein sequence MTMDPNEHTVDELEDELESIDDEDVLQSILEAEQAGRDRKTAREAVHRRLEAVGAVDGESESGSESEGLEGDTETEGEYEETEETVGEEAEGEEIEEVAEDEDEDEAEAGDGNAEGEQEEEDDELSHPTRDKRHVRALEDGDYADMWVFCETQQGELIDVSKEMLGKARRLMDEFAEEYGDEENVVAFLMGDDCEGLAEECIAYGADVAVYHDDDRLERFLHKPYTEISAHMARGEGSIESTEWRDYDQPRYILFPATNNGRDLSAKVQAELDSGLASDCSDLYIEENEVSNPVKTGEPGVKKTFEKVLHMKRPDFSGFEYSTILCLDNPGREFHPQGASVIPGSFEPIEPEYDRDGLVVEHEMPLEDDWFRVEITEQDRLEAGIDLTGHEVIVCLGRGIADDPTEGMELGLDLVDAFEDAELGITRGIVTSSYQFEGHVEEYSKEERQIGETGQVVAPDLYIAAGVSGAVQHKVGMDESETIVAINTDTDARIRDFSDYFIEGDLFEVLPELTEAIESGRTELEAIADGGGDGSENGGEGR encoded by the coding sequence ATGACCATGGATCCGAACGAACACACGGTCGACGAACTCGAGGATGAACTGGAATCGATCGACGACGAGGACGTACTCCAGTCGATTCTGGAAGCCGAGCAGGCGGGCCGGGACCGCAAGACGGCCCGCGAGGCGGTCCATCGGCGGCTCGAGGCCGTCGGTGCGGTCGACGGAGAAAGCGAGAGCGGCAGTGAGAGCGAGGGTCTCGAGGGCGACACCGAGACGGAAGGCGAGTACGAGGAGACGGAGGAGACGGTCGGTGAGGAGGCGGAAGGCGAAGAGATCGAGGAGGTAGCCGAAGACGAAGACGAAGACGAAGCCGAAGCTGGTGACGGCAACGCAGAAGGAGAGCAAGAGGAGGAAGACGACGAACTCTCTCACCCCACTCGCGACAAACGACACGTCCGCGCCCTCGAAGATGGCGACTACGCCGACATGTGGGTGTTCTGCGAGACCCAGCAGGGGGAACTCATCGACGTCTCGAAGGAGATGCTGGGGAAGGCCCGTCGCCTGATGGACGAGTTCGCGGAGGAGTATGGAGACGAGGAGAACGTCGTCGCCTTCCTGATGGGCGACGACTGCGAAGGGCTGGCCGAGGAGTGTATCGCCTACGGGGCCGACGTCGCGGTCTACCACGACGACGACCGACTCGAGCGGTTCTTGCACAAACCCTACACCGAAATCTCGGCACACATGGCCCGCGGCGAAGGGTCGATCGAGAGCACGGAGTGGCGCGACTACGACCAGCCCCGTTACATCCTGTTCCCGGCGACGAACAACGGCCGGGACCTCTCGGCGAAGGTGCAGGCCGAACTCGACTCCGGGCTCGCCTCGGACTGTTCGGACCTGTACATCGAGGAGAACGAGGTCTCGAACCCCGTCAAGACGGGCGAGCCCGGCGTCAAGAAAACGTTCGAGAAGGTCCTTCATATGAAGCGTCCGGACTTCTCGGGCTTCGAGTACTCGACCATCCTCTGTCTCGACAACCCGGGTCGGGAGTTCCACCCGCAGGGCGCGTCCGTGATTCCGGGGAGTTTCGAGCCGATCGAGCCGGAGTACGATCGGGACGGGCTGGTCGTCGAACACGAGATGCCCCTCGAGGACGACTGGTTCCGCGTCGAGATCACCGAACAGGACCGGCTCGAAGCGGGCATCGACCTCACGGGTCACGAGGTGATCGTCTGTCTCGGGCGGGGTATCGCGGACGATCCCACCGAGGGGATGGAACTCGGGCTGGACCTGGTCGACGCGTTCGAGGACGCGGAACTGGGCATCACCCGGGGCATCGTCACCTCCTCCTACCAGTTCGAGGGCCACGTCGAGGAGTACTCGAAGGAGGAACGACAGATCGGCGAGACGGGACAGGTCGTCGCGCCCGATCTCTACATCGCCGCCGGCGTCTCCGGCGCGGTCCAGCACAAGGTCGGGATGGACGAGTCGGAGACGATCGTCGCGATCAACACGGACACCGACGCCCGCATCCGGGACTTCTCGGACTACTTCATCGAGGGCGACCTGTTCGAGGTGCTCCCGGAACTGACCGAGGCGATCGAGTCCGGCCGGACCGAACTCGAGGCGATCGCGGACGGGGGCGGCGACGGAAGCGAAAACGGGGGTGAGGGCCGATGA